One part of the Methanococcoides sp. AM1 genome encodes these proteins:
- a CDS encoding DUF927 domain-containing protein, with translation MSVDEIKVDEMEGNVLTEGKVNLTTQFFDTPCSMPDGYSVGSRYIREIRYDKEGSPILDENSNPVGYEICETPCMLTGYSSGIDDNEPWLEVTFYDIFGKEHNEWIKQKEVFTRKGIFENLISKGFVTDEKDAGKVTKYFRKCLQSNSSKGTLRQGIVAVSNGWKEDNDCFVYGHKLYCTTGTKEVILKDSDVEDLLAKKGTIQDWVNGNRGLLVYPKVRFVCYAVMTSLLLELLSVQSFIVDLPGSTSTGKTAMSFVAMSHIGNPQKLQNKGESTVASVEENAKKFSDLPLYYDETTNSSDSTLQAIVYTIANETEKGRAKKDGGLREKGSWKNVAITNGEKPIINYDGNTGQFARVIELYGGIGQSGIKEAVDESKHTNKNNYGHIAELFIAKIFQYRKELNKWFRKYKAQFPMMDNDINNRLIDYFAAITVAGRLLEEVYNDIGIERVNPSDVTNEIYEEAVLKNPVKDQAIVALEKVHNWMGSHTNHFINEINKSNEQLTIVAMQTRTPVYGWYCKSNGITYIDFNQAEVSKFLKSEGVDPNYAYHYWKEHEITEVSKAKHGKDIVKVAQHFDCSRQKKVSQRTIRIEITKLMATLEIELPKYTW, from the coding sequence ATGTCAGTGGATGAGATTAAAGTTGATGAGATGGAAGGTAATGTCCTTACAGAAGGTAAGGTGAACTTAACCACCCAATTTTTTGATACACCTTGCTCAATGCCAGATGGATACAGTGTAGGAAGCAGGTACATAAGAGAAATTCGATATGACAAGGAAGGAAGTCCAATCCTTGATGAAAATAGTAATCCAGTCGGATATGAAATATGCGAAACACCTTGCATGCTAACAGGATATAGTTCTGGTATCGATGATAATGAACCATGGTTAGAAGTAACATTTTATGACATATTTGGCAAGGAACATAATGAATGGATTAAGCAAAAAGAAGTATTTACAAGAAAAGGAATTTTTGAAAATCTTATAAGTAAAGGTTTTGTGACTGATGAGAAAGATGCAGGAAAAGTTACAAAATACTTTAGAAAATGTTTGCAAAGCAATTCATCAAAAGGCACATTAAGGCAAGGTATTGTTGCAGTATCCAATGGCTGGAAAGAAGATAATGATTGCTTCGTATATGGTCATAAACTGTATTGTACAACTGGAACAAAGGAAGTAATTCTTAAAGACAGCGATGTAGAAGATTTGCTTGCTAAAAAAGGCACAATTCAAGATTGGGTAAATGGTAACAGAGGATTGTTGGTTTATCCAAAAGTTAGGTTTGTGTGTTATGCAGTAATGACATCATTACTACTGGAATTGCTTAGTGTTCAATCCTTTATAGTAGATTTACCTGGATCAACAAGTACTGGCAAAACAGCAATGTCATTCGTTGCTATGAGCCATATAGGAAATCCACAAAAACTTCAGAATAAAGGTGAAAGTACAGTAGCTTCAGTTGAAGAAAACGCAAAGAAGTTTTCAGACCTTCCATTGTATTATGATGAAACAACCAATTCATCAGATAGCACCTTACAAGCAATAGTTTACACAATTGCAAATGAAACTGAAAAAGGAAGAGCCAAAAAAGATGGTGGATTAAGAGAAAAGGGCTCATGGAAGAATGTAGCCATAACAAATGGTGAGAAGCCAATCATTAATTATGATGGTAATACAGGACAATTTGCACGAGTTATAGAGCTTTATGGTGGAATAGGTCAAAGCGGAATTAAAGAAGCTGTTGATGAATCTAAGCACACAAACAAGAACAATTATGGACATATTGCTGAATTGTTTATTGCAAAGATATTCCAGTACAGGAAAGAGCTTAATAAATGGTTTAGGAAGTACAAAGCTCAATTCCCAATGATGGATAATGACATCAATAATCGATTGATTGATTATTTTGCAGCAATAACAGTTGCAGGTCGGTTGTTGGAAGAAGTGTATAATGATATTGGTATTGAGCGTGTAAATCCGTCAGATGTTACAAATGAGATTTATGAAGAGGCAGTATTAAAGAATCCAGTCAAAGATCAAGCAATTGTAGCATTAGAGAAAGTTCATAATTGGATGGGATCACATACAAATCATTTCATAAATGAGATCAACAAATCAAATGAGCAACTGACAATAGTGGCAATGCAAACAAGAACACCTGTTTATGGATGGTACTGTAAATCCAACGGAATTACATATATTGATTTTAACCAAGCCGAGGTTAGTAAGTTCCTAAAAAGTGAAGGTGTAGATCCAAATTATGCATACCATTATTGGAAAGAGCATGAGATCACAGAAGTAAGCAAGGCCAAGCATGGTAAAGATATAGTGAAGGTTGCACAGCATTTCGATTGCTCAAGACAAAAAAAAGTGTCACAAAGAACAATAAGAATTGAAATAACCAAACTTATGGCGACACTTGAAATCGAATTACCAAAGTATACTTGGTAA
- a CDS encoding tyrosine-type recombinase/integrase: protein MTFLQTHTYKRGGVTRPLSEATKMTRKAHLRDLLKFLDKPELVDMVEIKPLKNGRRLPEDLLTGEEVQKLIEHANSMRDKALLAALYESGARIGEQVSCKIKNVQFDNNGCTVVFPEGKTGARRIRLVYAASYLRQWIDCHPQKDNPDAPLWISLDKKQKGITTDTVRKSFNKIAEKAGVKKRVNPHSFRHARATHLASHMTEQQMKSYLGWTPDSNMAGVYVHLSGKDTDDAVLAMYGIKKVETQDDAMMPERCPRCKEINPKASRWCRKCGYGLNAEVRAEKDEVSMMLMEKLVEDPKFKELFMQLKASA, encoded by the coding sequence TTGACATTCCTCCAAACCCACACTTACAAACGTGGTGGGGTAACAAGACCTCTTTCAGAAGCAACTAAGATGACACGAAAGGCACATTTGCGAGACCTGTTGAAGTTTCTCGATAAGCCTGAACTTGTGGACATGGTTGAGATCAAACCACTAAAGAATGGTCGGAGATTACCTGAGGATTTATTGACTGGCGAGGAAGTGCAGAAGCTTATAGAACATGCAAACTCAATGCGCGACAAAGCACTACTTGCTGCATTGTATGAATCAGGTGCAAGGATAGGAGAACAAGTATCTTGTAAGATTAAAAATGTCCAGTTTGATAACAATGGATGCACTGTCGTGTTTCCTGAGGGCAAGACTGGTGCAAGAAGGATCAGATTAGTTTATGCGGCATCATACCTAAGGCAGTGGATTGATTGTCATCCGCAGAAGGACAATCCCGATGCACCATTATGGATATCACTTGACAAAAAGCAGAAGGGTATAACCACTGATACAGTCCGTAAGAGCTTTAATAAAATTGCTGAAAAGGCTGGCGTCAAGAAAAGAGTAAATCCACATTCATTCAGACATGCAAGGGCAACACATCTCGCATCTCACATGACCGAGCAACAGATGAAGAGTTATCTTGGCTGGACTCCTGACTCCAATATGGCAGGTGTTTATGTTCACCTATCAGGGAAGGACACTGACGATGCAGTATTAGCCATGTACGGTATCAAAAAAGTCGAGACACAGGACGATGCTATGATGCCTGAAAGATGTCCACGCTGCAAAGAGATCAATCCTAAGGCAAGTAGATGGTGCAGAAAGTGCGGTTATGGACTAAATGCTGAAGTTAGGGCAGAGAAGGATGAGGTTTCGATGATGTTAATGGAGAAATTGGTTGAAGATCCAAAATTCAAAGAATTGTTTATGCAACTAAAAGCGAGTGCGTAA
- a CDS encoding histidinol phosphate phosphatase domain-containing protein, translated as MIDLHTHTVFSDGELIPSELVRRAVTFGYRGIGITDHVDYTNIEHVLSCVKKAKYMEEVMDIRILPGVELTHVHPAKIAPLARMAKELGAEIVVVHGESPVEPVAPGTNAASVICEDVDILAHPGFLTTEEAQLAIDNDVCIEITARNGHNRTNGHVARICTEVGATMVVDTDTHSPDNLITKETALKVAMGAGLTEDQAKKVLENSVRFIE; from the coding sequence ATGATAGACCTACACACACATACCGTTTTCAGTGACGGAGAACTTATCCCAAGCGAACTTGTCCGCAGGGCTGTAACCTTCGGATATCGCGGTATTGGAATAACGGATCATGTTGATTATACTAACATAGAACATGTACTCTCATGCGTAAAGAAAGCAAAATACATGGAAGAGGTTATGGATATCCGGATACTGCCGGGAGTTGAGCTCACACACGTCCACCCTGCAAAGATCGCACCCCTTGCAAGAATGGCAAAGGAACTGGGAGCAGAGATCGTGGTCGTTCATGGAGAATCACCAGTCGAACCTGTTGCACCTGGAACCAATGCTGCATCTGTGATATGTGAAGATGTAGACATCCTCGCACACCCGGGATTCCTTACCACCGAGGAAGCACAGCTGGCAATTGACAACGATGTCTGCATTGAGATCACCGCAAGGAACGGGCATAACAGAACTAACGGACATGTTGCAAGGATATGTACTGAGGTAGGCGCTACCATGGTAGTTGATACCGACACTCACAGTCCAGATAATCTCATCACAAAAGAGACAGCCCTGAAAGTTGCCATGGGAGCCGGACTCACAGAAGACCAGGCAAAGAAGGTCCTCGAGAATTCTGTTCGATTCATCGAATGA
- a CDS encoding XTP/dITP diphosphatase encodes MRKMVFVTGNKGKFGEAKEILAAKDIELMQNADGYPELQEDDLEPIASYGAKWAAEKLKHPVMVDDSGLFINALNGFPGPYSAFVEDNLGNQKVLKLMEDEEDRTAVFKSVIGYCEPGGEPSVFTGTVEGKIAFEERGTGGFGYDPIFEYEGKTFGELGTEIKNTFSHRRRALDKFFEWLD; translated from the coding sequence ATGCGTAAAATGGTATTTGTTACTGGAAATAAGGGAAAGTTCGGAGAAGCAAAGGAGATACTGGCTGCAAAGGACATTGAGCTGATGCAGAATGCGGATGGCTATCCCGAACTTCAGGAAGATGATCTTGAGCCTATTGCTTCATACGGTGCAAAATGGGCTGCTGAAAAACTAAAACATCCTGTTATGGTAGATGATTCCGGTCTGTTCATCAATGCACTGAATGGGTTTCCCGGCCCGTATTCAGCATTTGTGGAGGATAATCTCGGAAACCAGAAGGTCCTGAAGCTCATGGAAGATGAGGAAGACAGGACCGCCGTATTCAAGTCGGTGATCGGCTATTGCGAACCCGGGGGTGAACCTTCCGTTTTCACAGGTACTGTGGAAGGAAAGATCGCCTTTGAGGAGCGCGGTACCGGCGGGTTTGGATATGATCCGATATTCGAGTACGAGGGAAAGACCTTCGGTGAACTTGGGACTGAGATTAAGAACACATTTTCCCACAGGCGCAGGGCACTTGACAAGTTCTTCGAGTGGCTGGACTGA
- a CDS encoding Kae1-associated kinase Bud32 — translation MYLRSGAEANVSLKDGFVVKERIPKRYRVQELDERIRKERTRAEARLMSEARRCGVATPIIHDIYDYTIEMEFIDGKPLKYLVDAELCEMVGEVIGRLHSGGIIHGDLTTSNMIVKDGRIYLIDFGLSFVDGSVESRGVDVHVLFQTFESTHANYEELIEAFCRGYRRKLDKADDVLLRIKEIEKRGRYA, via the coding sequence ATGTACCTGAGAAGTGGTGCGGAGGCCAATGTAAGCCTTAAAGATGGTTTCGTGGTCAAGGAACGCATACCTAAACGGTACAGGGTTCAGGAGCTGGATGAGAGGATCCGTAAGGAAAGGACGCGAGCAGAAGCACGCCTGATGTCAGAGGCCAGACGGTGTGGTGTTGCAACTCCGATTATTCATGATATCTATGATTATACAATTGAGATGGAGTTCATTGATGGAAAGCCATTGAAATATCTGGTGGATGCTGAGCTGTGTGAAATGGTGGGCGAGGTTATCGGCCGGCTTCACAGCGGTGGGATAATCCATGGAGATCTTACAACTTCCAATATGATCGTAAAGGATGGTCGTATTTACCTGATAGATTTTGGGCTGTCATTCGTCGACGGTTCGGTGGAGTCCAGAGGTGTGGATGTCCATGTGCTTTTCCAGACATTTGAAAGTACACATGCAAATTATGAAGAGCTGATTGAAGCATTCTGTCGTGGTTACAGAAGGAAACTTGACAAAGCAGATGATGTTCTGCTTCGGATAAAAGAGATCGAAAAGAGGGGTCGTTATGCGTAA
- a CDS encoding bifunctional N(6)-L-threonylcarbamoyladenine synthase/serine/threonine protein kinase gives MTTVLGIEGTAWNLSAAIVDEDDVIAEVTETYRPAIGGIHPREAAQHHALYASAVIERLLKEFKEKGHHPNDIDAIAFSQGPGLGACLRTVATSARALAMSLDVPLVGVNHCIAHIEIGRWKTPANDPVVLYVSGGNSQVLAHRAGKYRIFGETLDIGIGNALDKFARSAGLSHPGGPKVEEYAKGATGYVKMPYVVKGMDFSFSGLSTAAKDALSSSSLEDVCYSFQENAFAMLVEVTERALAHTGKSEVLLAGGVGANMRLREMLDVMCDDREARFYVPERKFMGDNGAMIAYTGLLMFKSGTTTPIENSHVDPSFRPDTVDVTWIADKHQEVL, from the coding sequence TTGACCACAGTTCTTGGTATAGAAGGCACAGCATGGAACCTGAGTGCAGCAATTGTTGACGAAGACGATGTTATCGCAGAGGTCACGGAAACATATCGTCCGGCGATCGGCGGTATCCATCCCAGGGAAGCTGCCCAGCATCATGCATTGTATGCATCTGCTGTTATCGAAAGGCTCCTGAAGGAATTTAAGGAGAAAGGCCACCATCCAAATGATATTGATGCAATTGCATTCTCACAGGGCCCGGGGCTTGGTGCATGTCTCAGGACCGTTGCCACATCTGCAAGAGCACTTGCAATGTCACTTGATGTTCCTCTGGTGGGTGTGAATCACTGTATTGCACACATCGAGATCGGAAGGTGGAAGACACCGGCAAATGATCCGGTTGTACTGTATGTAAGTGGAGGTAATTCGCAGGTCCTTGCCCACAGGGCTGGAAAATACCGGATATTCGGTGAGACCCTTGATATTGGCATCGGGAATGCACTTGATAAGTTTGCAAGGAGCGCAGGCTTAAGCCACCCTGGGGGTCCAAAGGTAGAGGAATATGCAAAGGGAGCTACAGGCTATGTCAAAATGCCTTATGTTGTCAAAGGCATGGATTTCTCATTTTCCGGACTTTCCACGGCTGCCAAAGATGCGCTGAGTTCTTCTTCACTTGAAGATGTGTGTTACTCTTTCCAGGAGAATGCTTTTGCAATGCTTGTGGAGGTAACAGAGCGTGCACTTGCACATACCGGCAAGAGCGAGGTGCTTCTTGCAGGTGGTGTGGGTGCGAACATGAGGCTCAGGGAGATGCTGGATGTGATGTGTGATGATCGCGAAGCACGTTTCTATGTTCCGGAAAGGAAGTTCATGGGTGACAACGGTGCAATGATCGCATACACCGGCCTGCTGATGTTCAAGTCAGGAACCACCACCCCTATTGAAAACTCACACGTTGATCCAAGCTTCAGGCCCGATACCGTGGATGTCACATGGATCGCTGATAAGCATCAGGAGGTGCTTTGA
- a CDS encoding HEAT repeat domain-containing protein — translation MKRALEFTFGRSLNCKGFIKICLLITLVIGFSLGCVDTDKTPDKEHVLEDIKSENESIRLNATEDIARIGDEESIDILIGILVDKNEAINIRVGAANAIGETGNEKSIAPLISVLEENNTVLVTEVSESLVQFGDPATEMLINRLAASDNSVLSSNLKYVLKSIAVDDIEYFIENLDNDDESVRRYTAIVLAEMGDERTLNALIDALDDDNANVRSSAVQGLGNIGNKKAVPPLIQIMTNTSEPTQIRSNAAIALGQIGDSDSLEPLTKMLKDEDWLVPRSAAVALGEMGNSEAIPYLNDALRDDDVNVVVKSAMSLEKLNVSGVDQLIDLLDDKDKTVQKNAASALGSIGDERAIDPLIDLLEGENEDENVRGAAASSLGQIRDEGAVTPLIRVLEDANESATVKKNVIYALWMIGDERATQPLIERLADEDPEIRKSAVVALGEMGDENAVDALILSLEDENWRVRISAVGYLQNFDDDKIVIPISNLLSDEYWAVRKTAARSLGSVGNQQAVPPLVEAIGVEKEQDVKTAMVGALGDIGNESAVEILIQLLQDKSEFLGVRETAATSLRKAGNEQAVDPLIQVMLDKTEAVDLRIEAANSLGRIGDHDAIDALSRMSQDPNEHPTLRAAADEAIEKIGSIP, via the coding sequence ATGAAGAGAGCATTAGAATTTACATTCGGTCGTTCGTTGAACTGCAAAGGTTTCATCAAAATATGTCTACTAATCACACTGGTAATCGGATTTTCTCTTGGTTGTGTTGATACAGACAAGACTCCTGACAAAGAACATGTATTAGAGGACATTAAAAGTGAAAATGAATCAATTCGCCTGAATGCCACAGAGGATATAGCAAGAATTGGCGATGAAGAATCGATAGATATTCTAATTGGAATACTAGTGGACAAGAATGAAGCTATAAATATCCGAGTAGGTGCTGCAAACGCCATTGGGGAAACAGGAAATGAAAAATCTATAGCACCACTTATTTCAGTTTTGGAAGAGAATAATACTGTTCTTGTGACTGAAGTATCTGAAAGTCTGGTACAATTTGGTGATCCTGCGACAGAAATGCTCATTAATAGACTTGCTGCTAGTGATAATTCCGTGTTAAGTTCTAACCTGAAATATGTACTTAAATCGATAGCAGTTGATGATATTGAATATTTTATTGAAAACCTAGACAATGATGATGAATCTGTCCGAAGATATACTGCCATAGTTCTTGCTGAGATGGGGGATGAGAGGACATTAAATGCTCTCATTGATGCACTTGATGATGATAATGCGAATGTCAGAAGTTCTGCTGTTCAAGGTCTCGGAAATATTGGTAACAAGAAAGCTGTGCCTCCCCTGATTCAAATTATGACTAATACAAGTGAACCTACGCAGATTCGAAGTAATGCTGCAATTGCTCTTGGACAAATTGGGGATTCCGATTCATTGGAGCCTTTGACCAAAATGTTAAAAGACGAAGATTGGTTGGTGCCAAGGAGCGCCGCAGTAGCTCTTGGAGAAATGGGTAATAGTGAAGCGATACCTTATCTTAATGATGCATTAAGAGATGATGACGTTAACGTTGTAGTAAAATCTGCCATGTCTCTGGAAAAACTGAATGTCAGTGGGGTTGACCAATTAATTGATCTGTTGGATGATAAGGACAAAACGGTACAGAAAAATGCAGCATCTGCCCTAGGCAGTATCGGAGACGAAAGGGCTATAGACCCTCTGATAGATCTACTCGAAGGCGAAAATGAAGATGAAAATGTCAGGGGAGCTGCTGCAAGTTCATTAGGACAAATTAGAGATGAAGGTGCTGTTACACCCCTTATTAGAGTACTTGAGGATGCAAATGAGTCTGCCACAGTGAAGAAGAACGTAATATATGCACTATGGATGATAGGGGACGAAAGAGCAACGCAACCACTAATTGAGAGATTGGCTGATGAAGATCCAGAAATCCGTAAATCTGCAGTGGTTGCACTTGGGGAAATGGGAGATGAAAACGCAGTAGATGCACTTATCTTGTCGCTGGAGGATGAGAACTGGAGGGTGAGAATATCCGCAGTTGGGTATCTTCAGAATTTTGATGACGATAAAATCGTGATTCCGATTAGCAATCTGCTGAGCGATGAATATTGGGCTGTAAGAAAAACAGCAGCACGTTCACTTGGCAGCGTTGGAAACCAGCAGGCAGTACCTCCACTCGTTGAGGCGATTGGGGTGGAAAAAGAACAGGATGTTAAGACTGCTATGGTAGGAGCTCTGGGAGACATTGGTAATGAATCAGCCGTTGAGATCTTAATCCAGCTATTGCAGGACAAGTCCGAATTCCTGGGTGTTCGGGAAACCGCAGCAACATCTCTTAGAAAAGCCGGGAATGAACAAGCAGTGGATCCATTAATTCAGGTAATGCTGGACAAAACGGAAGCAGTTGATCTAAGGATAGAAGCTGCAAATTCGCTTGGGAGGATCGGAGATCATGATGCGATCGATGCACTTTCCCGGATGTCCCAGGATCCGAATGAGCATCCCACCTTAAGAGCAGCTGCGGACGAAGCCATTGAAAAAATAGGAAGTATTCCGTAA
- a CDS encoding DNA topoisomerase IV subunit A codes for MADDVESKYSQQKKQHDLLAKNRLLGLTENLYDQFVDEIVPNVSISSRTKNNIEYSEESDVWVYGDRETQRTAKTVKGAFQLLKTVHSIDFLVKNHLSQDRGSTLRELYYISENWDIAKFREQAESNRLIEDLEIITALQREYFHMRPEEDGATMFGPIRIREETKRGARVIHCQEDIGESGYQIPFNVENIEFLDHDAKFIIAIETGGMYARLIENGFDEKYNAILVHLKGQPARSTRRLIKRMNEELGIPVVVFTDGDPWSYRIFASVAYGAIKSAHLSEFMATPAAKFIGVQPSDIVEYELSTDKLTDKDIDALRSELTDPRFANDYWKEQISLQLSIKKKAEQQAFAGKGLDFVTDTYLPNRLSEMDII; via the coding sequence ATGGCAGACGATGTAGAGTCAAAATATTCACAACAGAAAAAACAGCATGATCTGCTGGCAAAGAACCGCTTGCTCGGGCTGACCGAGAATTTATATGACCAGTTCGTGGATGAGATCGTCCCGAATGTCAGTATCTCAAGCCGTACCAAGAACAACATCGAGTATAGTGAGGAAAGCGATGTCTGGGTCTATGGTGATCGTGAGACCCAGAGGACCGCCAAGACCGTCAAAGGTGCTTTCCAGCTTCTCAAGACCGTGCACTCGATCGATTTCCTCGTAAAGAACCACCTGTCGCAGGATCGTGGTTCGACCTTAAGGGAGTTGTATTATATCTCAGAGAACTGGGATATCGCCAAGTTCCGTGAACAGGCGGAGAGTAACAGGCTGATCGAAGACCTTGAGATCATAACAGCACTTCAGAGGGAATATTTCCACATGCGTCCTGAGGAGGATGGTGCTACCATGTTCGGTCCTATCAGGATCAGGGAAGAAACAAAACGTGGTGCACGTGTCATACACTGCCAGGAAGATATTGGTGAAAGTGGCTACCAGATCCCGTTCAATGTTGAGAATATCGAGTTCCTTGACCACGATGCTAAATTCATCATTGCGATCGAGACTGGTGGTATGTACGCGAGGCTCATCGAGAATGGCTTTGATGAGAAGTACAATGCCATCCTTGTGCACCTTAAAGGACAGCCTGCAAGGTCAACACGCCGTCTTATCAAGAGGATGAACGAAGAGCTGGGCATTCCTGTGGTGGTCTTTACTGATGGTGACCCATGGTCCTACAGGATATTCGCATCGGTTGCATACGGTGCTATTAAGAGTGCTCACCTTTCAGAGTTCATGGCAACACCTGCAGCCAAGTTCATCGGTGTACAGCCATCCGATATCGTGGAATACGAACTTTCCACTGACAAGCTGACGGACAAGGATATTGATGCATTGAGAAGTGAACTGACCGATCCGAGGTTTGCGAATGACTACTGGAAAGAACAGATAAGCCTGCAACTTAGCATTAAGAAAAAGGCCGAACAACAAGCCTTTGCAGGAAAAGGTCTTGATTTCGTGACGGATACTTATCTTCCGAACAGGTTGAGTGAGATGGATATTATCTGA
- a CDS encoding DNA topoisomerase VI subunit B: MAAPIAEELAKKQQAISVAEFFEKNRQILGFDSAPRSLITTVKEAVDNSLDACEEAEILPDILLHIERVGKDNVSVIVEDNGPGIVKEQIPKVFAKLLYGSRFHALKQSRGQQGIGISASVLYAQLTAGHPTKIISKIGSGSPAHYYELMINTSTNDPEILRDEVIDWDRPHGTRVELEMEASYVKGRRQSIYEYLKATAIVNPHARLTLIEPDGNEVVFERATDKLPVPAKEILPHPHGIELGTLMKMLRYTERQKLAPFLRYSFSKIGLLTAEEICKAAGLDPELPPSEISRDMSKKLLDAFKNVKIMAPPTDCLSPIGEDLIYKGLEKEFSVDFIATTTRSASVFSGNPFVVEVGIAYGGDLQKDDRIDIMRFANRVPLLYQQGGCVTTHAVEGIKWKQYGLNQPGGGMPTGPVVLLVHVASTNVPFTSESKDAIAEIPEIRDEVELAIKEVSRKLNRYLNRQGTLKKRREKEVIITKVLPKMAQKLAETLDREIPDINPVVAKVMGNLLVMRKVNLNGNGGANVSVTVKNYGSKLAEFKLHDMLPYEIKGVVPEPKIISMGSDFDYVWTLKLSPEASKAVTYDLETITEAEVARLPQLIVEGLEEELVTGAKAIKGVI, from the coding sequence ATGGCAGCCCCAATTGCAGAAGAACTTGCAAAAAAGCAACAAGCGATAAGTGTTGCAGAATTTTTTGAAAAGAACAGGCAGATCCTTGGTTTTGATTCAGCCCCTCGCAGTCTGATCACGACCGTAAAAGAAGCAGTAGATAACTCCCTTGATGCATGTGAGGAAGCGGAGATCCTACCGGATATCCTGCTTCACATTGAACGTGTGGGAAAAGATAATGTTTCTGTGATCGTGGAGGATAATGGTCCCGGTATTGTTAAAGAGCAGATTCCGAAGGTATTCGCAAAACTGCTTTATGGTTCTCGATTCCATGCACTGAAACAGAGCCGTGGACAGCAGGGTATCGGAATATCTGCTTCTGTTCTTTATGCCCAGCTGACAGCAGGTCATCCTACCAAGATCATATCCAAGATCGGCAGTGGTTCCCCTGCTCACTATTATGAGCTCATGATCAATACCAGTACCAACGATCCTGAGATCCTTCGTGATGAGGTCATCGACTGGGATCGTCCCCATGGTACACGTGTGGAACTGGAAATGGAAGCATCTTATGTCAAAGGACGCAGGCAGTCGATCTATGAGTACCTGAAGGCTACTGCCATTGTTAATCCTCATGCCAGGCTCACATTGATAGAGCCGGATGGCAATGAGGTTGTCTTTGAAAGGGCAACAGACAAACTTCCTGTACCTGCAAAGGAGATCCTGCCACATCCTCATGGCATCGAACTTGGTACGCTTATGAAGATGCTTCGCTACACCGAGCGCCAGAAGCTTGCACCATTTTTGCGATATTCTTTTTCCAAGATCGGTTTACTTACCGCTGAGGAGATCTGCAAAGCAGCCGGACTTGATCCCGAGCTTCCTCCTTCGGAAATATCAAGGGATATGTCTAAGAAACTGCTGGACGCATTCAAGAATGTAAAGATAATGGCTCCTCCTACCGATTGCCTGTCTCCTATCGGTGAAGACCTTATCTACAAAGGTCTTGAAAAAGAGTTTAGTGTTGACTTTATCGCAACAACCACCCGTTCAGCTTCCGTGTTCTCAGGAAATCCTTTCGTTGTGGAAGTTGGCATTGCGTATGGTGGAGATCTCCAGAAGGATGATCGTATCGATATAATGAGGTTTGCTAATCGTGTTCCCCTTCTCTACCAGCAGGGTGGTTGCGTAACAACCCATGCAGTAGAGGGTATTAAGTGGAAACAGTATGGTCTGAACCAGCCCGGTGGCGGAATGCCAACCGGACCTGTGGTACTTCTTGTTCACGTTGCATCAACCAATGTTCCTTTCACTTCCGAATCCAAGGATGCCATTGCTGAGATCCCTGAGATAAGGGATGAGGTGGAGCTTGCTATCAAAGAAGTGTCAAGGAAGCTGAATCGCTACCTGAACCGCCAGGGTACATTGAAGAAGAGGCGTGAGAAAGAGGTCATAATCACCAAAGTGCTGCCAAAGATGGCACAGAAACTTGCCGAGACCCTTGATCGGGAAATTCCTGACATCAATCCTGTGGTTGCAAAGGTCATGGGTAATCTTCTTGTGATGCGAAAGGTTAACCTGAATGGCAATGGCGGAGCGAATGTTTCCGTAACTGTGAAGAACTATGGCAGCAAGCTTGCTGAGTTCAAGTTGCATGACATGCTTCCGTACGAGATCAAAGGGGTAGTGCCTGAACCTAAGATCATCTCAATGGGAAGTGATTTTGATTATGTGTGGACCCTGAAACTTTCTCCTGAGGCTTCCAAAGCAGTGACCTACGATCTGGAAACCATTACCGAAGCTGAGGTAGCAAGGCTTCCGCAATTGATCGTCGAGGGTCTGGAGGAAGAACTGGTTACAGGTGCAAAAGCGATCAAAGGGGTGATCTGA